In Erigeron canadensis isolate Cc75 chromosome 7, C_canadensis_v1, whole genome shotgun sequence, one DNA window encodes the following:
- the LOC122606699 gene encoding (2Z,6Z)-farnesyl diphosphate synthase CPT6, chloroplastic-like: protein MPKHIAFIMDGNRRWAKERGWSPMTGHGAMRKTLQSLLIRCSKLNIKAVSVYAFSTENWRRPTEEVDFLMKMYEDLLRIDAEVLLSLGCRISVMGEKTKLPDSLQKACTDIEEKSSLNSGTHVNYAINYSGKHDIIQACKNIAAKVKDGILVPTQISEDLFKHELGTKMIEFPYPDLVVRTSGEIRLSNFMLWQMAYSELYFTAKMFPDFEEDDLMKALLAFQDKCECNM, encoded by the exons ATGCCAAAACATATTGCATTCATAATGGATGGCAACCGTCGATGGGCTAAAGAAAGAGGCTGGTCTCCTATGACCGGTCATGGTGCTATGAGAAAGACCTTGCAATCTCTTCTCATTCGTTGTAGCAAACTGAATATAAAAGCCGTATCGGTTTATGCATTTTCTACTGAAAATTGGAGGCGTCCAACT GAAGaagttgattttttaatgaAGATGTATGAAGATTTATTGAGGATAGACGCAGAGGTGCTCTTGAG tCTTGGCTGTCGAATAAGTGTAATGGGGGAAAAAACAAAGCTTCCAGACTCACTACAAAAGGCATGTACCGATATAGAAGAGAAATCAAGTCTCAATTCAGGCACACATGTCAATTATGCAATCAACTATAGCGGTAAACACGACATAATTCAAGCTTGCAAAAACATTGCTGCCAAGGTGAAGGACGGCATTCTTGTTCCGACCCAAATCAGTGAAGATTTATTCAAACATGAACTTGGTACAAAAATGATCGAGTTTCCTTACCCTGATCTAGTTGTACGGACGAGTGGGGAAATTAGGCTTAGTAATTTTATGTTATGGCAAATGGCATATAGTGAGCTCTATTTCACGGCCAAAATGTTTCCAGattttgaagaagatgatcttATGAAGGCGCTTCTTGCATTTCAAGATAAATGTGAATGTAATATGTAA
- the LOC122609258 gene encoding (2Z,6Z)-farnesyl diphosphate synthase CPT6, chloroplastic-like has translation MATFLLNISFCSTSMLTCKTNIFPLYPNSHKHLYSTKNISKKHNSSYDFSITKLCHVVPLASIEDKEAGSATEVEYQALCNDGLQADLIPNHVALLMDCQKKNIGLENDKSIGCPSLMDIARNCRELGVKVLSVYTLSDTLHANKEEVDFAMNITKLDLDELSRNNIRISVIGNRKAISDSLQEVITTMEETTRNNKSLHIIEAVDYSGRLDIVQACIALAQKVNDGLIQPEEINDQFFQKELETKCLEFPNPDLLIRIGGKYSIDNFMLWQSAYSEIYFVEKDVAQFNKIDFVEGLNMYQKRHRRYGK, from the exons ATGGCAACCTTTCTTCTCAACATTTCTTTTTGTTCAACTTCAATGTTAACTTGTAAAACCAACATTTTCCCCCTTTACCCGAACAGCCATAAACACTTGTATTCAACAAAAAATATCTCCAAAAAACACAACTCTTCCTATGATTTCTCCATAACCAAATTGTGCCATGTTGTGCCATTGGCTTCCATCGAAGACAAAGAAGCAGGCAGTGCAACAGAAGTCGAATATCAAGCCTTGTGTAACGACGGCCTTCAAGCTGACTTGATACCGAATCATGTCGCACTGCTTATGGACtgtcaaaagaaaaatattggTCTTGAAAATGATAAGAGTATCGGTTGCCCGTCGTTGATGGATATTGCTCGGAATTGTCGTGAACTCGGTGTCAAAGTTCTCTCCGTCTATACACTCTCTGACACCCTCCACGCaaataaa GAGGAGGTTGATTTTGCAATGAACATAACCAAACTGGATTTAGATGAGCTATCAAG AAACAATATCAGAATTTCTGTGATTGGCAATCGAAAAGCCATTTCAGACTCACTACAAGAAGTTATAACAACTATGGAAGAAACAACAAGGAATAATAAATCACTTCATATCATCGAAGCAGTGGACTACAGTGGACGATTAGATATAGTTCAAGCTTGCATTGCTCTTGCTCAAAAGGTAAATGATGGTCTAATACAACCCGAAGAAATCAACGACCAGTTTTTCCAAAAAGAACTCGAGACGAAGTGTTTGGAGTTCCCCAATCCCGACCTACTAATCCGAATTGGTGGAAAATATAGTATTGATAACTTCATGTTGTGGCAATCTGCTTATTCCGAAATCTATTTTGTAGAAAAAGATGTTGCCCAATTTAACAAGATTGATTTTGTTGAGGGGTTAAACATGTATCAGAAAAGACATAGACGGTATGggaagtaa